A single Dechloromonas denitrificans DNA region contains:
- a CDS encoding class 1 fructose-bisphosphatase has protein sequence MAQGTLARYLTEEQRDKGVITADLKFLIEIVSRACQAISVAIGKGGLGGVLGEAGSDNIQGEAQKKLDVLSNDILLEANEWGGHLAAMASEEMDLPHLVPHRFPKGEYLLTFDPLDGSSNIDVNVSIGTIFSVLKCPEGADLSTPAAAEAAFLQPGTAQVAAGYAVYGPTTLLVLTVGDGVAVFTLDREQGSFVLTQDKVQIPADTQEFAINMANQRFWEAPVQRYVAEMQAGKEGPLGKDYNMRWVASMVADVHRIMTRGGIFMYPLDSKIKAQGGKLRLMYEANPMALLVEQAGGAATTGRQRILDIQPDKLHQRVPVILGSKNEVARVTGYHGS, from the coding sequence ATGGCACAAGGCACGCTGGCACGCTATCTCACCGAGGAACAACGCGACAAGGGCGTCATCACCGCCGACCTCAAGTTCCTGATCGAAATCGTTTCCCGGGCCTGTCAGGCCATCTCCGTCGCCATCGGCAAGGGCGGCCTCGGCGGCGTGCTCGGCGAAGCCGGCAGCGACAACATCCAGGGCGAGGCGCAGAAGAAACTCGACGTGCTGTCGAACGACATCCTGCTCGAAGCCAACGAATGGGGCGGCCATCTGGCGGCCATGGCCTCCGAGGAAATGGACCTGCCGCACCTGGTGCCGCACCGCTTTCCCAAGGGCGAATACCTGCTGACCTTCGACCCGCTCGACGGCTCGTCGAACATCGACGTCAATGTCTCGATCGGCACCATCTTCTCGGTGCTGAAATGCCCGGAAGGCGCCGACCTGTCCACCCCGGCCGCCGCCGAAGCCGCTTTCCTGCAACCGGGCACCGCCCAGGTCGCCGCCGGCTATGCCGTCTATGGCCCGACCACCTTGCTGGTGCTGACCGTCGGCGATGGCGTCGCGGTATTCACGCTCGACCGCGAGCAAGGCAGTTTCGTGCTGACCCAGGACAAGGTGCAGATCCCGGCCGACACCCAGGAATTCGCCATCAACATGGCCAACCAGCGCTTCTGGGAAGCCCCGGTGCAACGCTACGTCGCCGAAATGCAGGCCGGCAAGGAAGGCCCGCTCGGCAAGGACTACAACATGCGCTGGGTCGCCTCGATGGTCGCCGACGTGCATCGCATCATGACGCGCGGCGGCATCTTCATGTACCCGCTCGACAGCAAGATCAAAGCCCAGGGCGGCAAGCTGCGCCTGATGTATGAAGCCAACCCGATGGCGCTGTTGGTTGAGCAGGCCGGCGGGGCTGCCACCACCGGCCGCCAGCGCATCCTCGACATCCAGCCGGATAAACTCCATCAGCGCGTGCCGGTCATCCTCGGCTCGAAAAATGAGGTCGCGCGCGTCACCGGCTATCACGGCAGCTGA